From Pseudomonas sp. StFLB209, a single genomic window includes:
- a CDS encoding putative RNA methyltransferase: MLTCPICAAPLANADNGVACPANHRFDRARQGYLNLLPVQHKNSRDPGDNQAMVEARRRFLDAGHYAPVARRLAELAAERAPGRWLDIGCGEGYYTAQIAEALPKADGYALDISREAIKRACRRDSSLTWLVASMARIPLPDASCQFLASVFSPLDWLEARRLLTPGGGLMRVGPTSGHLMEMRQKLYDEVRDYADDKHLALVPEGMELAHSETLTYTLKLIDSQSRADLLAMTPHGWRASAERRAAVIDYPGPFKVTVSMRYDYFVLQ, from the coding sequence ATGCTCACCTGTCCAATCTGCGCAGCGCCACTGGCCAACGCCGACAACGGCGTGGCCTGCCCGGCCAATCATCGTTTCGACCGTGCACGCCAGGGTTACCTGAATCTGCTGCCGGTGCAGCACAAGAACAGCCGTGACCCGGGCGATAACCAGGCGATGGTCGAAGCCCGGCGGCGCTTTCTCGACGCCGGCCATTACGCGCCGGTGGCCCGCCGTCTGGCGGAACTGGCCGCCGAGCGAGCGCCGGGGCGCTGGCTGGACATCGGCTGCGGCGAAGGCTATTACACCGCGCAAATTGCCGAGGCACTGCCCAAAGCCGATGGCTATGCGCTGGATATTTCCCGCGAGGCAATCAAACGCGCCTGCCGGCGTGACAGCAGCCTGACCTGGCTGGTCGCGAGCATGGCGCGCATTCCGTTGCCGGACGCCAGTTGTCAGTTTCTGGCCAGCGTCTTCAGCCCGCTGGACTGGCTTGAGGCCAGGCGTCTGCTGACGCCTGGCGGCGGCCTGATGCGCGTAGGGCCGACCAGCGGCCATCTGATGGAGATGCGCCAGAAGCTGTACGACGAAGTCCGCGACTACGCCGATGACAAGCATCTGGCACTGGTACCGGAGGGGATGGAGCTGGCTCACAGCGAGACCCTGACCTATACCCTCAAGCTGATCGACAGCCAGTCGCGTGCCGATCTCTTGGCGATGACGCCACATGGCTGGCGGGCCAGCGCCGAGCGCCGGGCAGCGGTCATCGATTACCCTGGCCCGTTCAAGGTCACCGTTTCCATGCGCTACGATTATTTCGTGCTGCAGTAA
- the dapE gene encoding succinyl-diaminopimelate desuccinylase, producing MTAPADLSPTLQLACDLIRRPSVTPLDADCQAVMMQRLGAAGFKLEPMRIEDVDNFWATHGNGDGPVLCFAGHTDVVPTGPVQAWQNDPFDALIDEHGMLCGRGAADMKGSLASMVVASERFVRDYPDHKGSVAFLITSDEEGPAHHGTKAVVERLAARNERLDWCIVGEPSSTTLVGDVVKNGRRGSLGATLQVRGKQGHVAYPHLAKNPIHLAAPALAELAAEHWDEGNAFFPPTSFQISNLNSGTGATNVIPGELVAVFNFRFSTESTVEGLQQRVAAILDKHDLNWHIDWALSGLPFLTEPGALLDAVSASIRDITGRETQASTSGGTSDGRFIATLGTQVVELGPVNATIHQVNERILASDLDVLTEIYYQTLVKLLA from the coding sequence ATGACGGCCCCAGCCGACCTCTCGCCCACTCTCCAACTGGCCTGCGACCTGATTCGTCGGCCATCGGTTACGCCGCTCGATGCCGATTGCCAGGCGGTGATGATGCAACGCCTGGGCGCGGCCGGCTTCAAGCTCGAACCGATGCGCATCGAAGACGTCGATAACTTCTGGGCCACCCATGGCAACGGTGACGGCCCGGTGCTGTGCTTTGCCGGCCACACCGACGTGGTGCCCACCGGCCCGGTACAGGCCTGGCAGAACGACCCGTTCGACGCGCTGATCGACGAGCACGGCATGCTCTGCGGCCGTGGTGCAGCCGACATGAAAGGCAGCCTGGCGTCGATGGTGGTGGCCAGCGAACGCTTCGTGCGCGACTACCCCGATCACAAAGGCTCGGTGGCCTTTCTGATCACCAGCGATGAAGAAGGCCCGGCGCACCACGGCACCAAGGCGGTGGTCGAACGCCTGGCAGCACGTAACGAGCGTCTGGACTGGTGCATCGTCGGCGAGCCGTCGAGCACCACCCTGGTCGGTGACGTGGTCAAGAACGGCCGCCGTGGCTCGCTCGGCGCCACCTTGCAGGTGCGCGGCAAACAAGGCCACGTGGCCTACCCGCATCTGGCCAAAAACCCGATTCATCTGGCCGCCCCGGCCCTGGCGGAACTGGCTGCCGAGCACTGGGACGAAGGCAACGCATTCTTCCCGCCGACCAGCTTTCAGATCTCCAACCTCAACTCGGGCACCGGTGCCACCAACGTGATTCCCGGTGAGCTGGTCGCGGTGTTCAACTTCCGCTTCTCTACCGAGTCCACTGTCGAAGGCCTGCAACAGCGTGTCGCAGCAATTCTCGACAAGCACGACCTGAACTGGCACATCGACTGGGCGCTGTCGGGCCTGCCATTTCTGACCGAGCCAGGCGCGCTGCTTGATGCCGTGTCGGCGAGCATCCGTGACATTACTGGTCGCGAAACCCAGGCTTCGACCAGCGGCGGCACCTCTGACGGTCGCTTTATCGCCACGCTGGGCACCCAGGTCGTCGAACTCGGCCCGGTCAACGCCACCATCCACCAGGTCAACGAACGCATCCTGGCCAGCGACCTCGACGTGCTGACCGAGATCTACTATCAGACCCTGGTCAAGTTGCTCGCCTGA